Proteins from a genomic interval of Mycolicibacterium grossiae:
- a CDS encoding response regulator produces the protein MASAPVRLMLVDDHEMVIEGLKAMLTTFADRVEVVGQAVGAERALRVVDDVDPDIVLCDVRMQGASGLDLCAELRGRNPGRKVVMLSVYDDEQYLFQALRVGASGYLLKSIGSDDLVRQLELVHRGETAIDPGMAARAVDTAARLQRDEFWPGARHGLTQRESEILSCVVNGLSNKGIATKLVIGDETVKTHLRSIYRKLGVADRTGAAATALREGIFQ, from the coding sequence ATGGCGTCCGCCCCGGTCCGGCTCATGCTGGTCGACGACCACGAGATGGTCATCGAGGGCCTCAAGGCGATGCTGACGACGTTCGCCGACCGCGTGGAGGTCGTGGGGCAGGCCGTCGGCGCCGAACGGGCCCTGCGCGTCGTCGACGACGTCGACCCCGACATCGTGCTGTGCGACGTGCGCATGCAGGGCGCCAGCGGGCTCGACCTGTGCGCCGAACTGCGCGGCCGCAACCCCGGCCGCAAGGTCGTCATGCTCTCGGTCTACGACGACGAGCAGTACCTCTTCCAGGCGCTGCGCGTCGGCGCGTCGGGCTATCTGCTGAAGAGCATCGGCAGCGACGACCTGGTCCGCCAGCTCGAACTCGTCCACCGCGGCGAGACGGCCATCGACCCCGGCATGGCGGCCCGCGCGGTGGACACCGCGGCCCGCCTGCAGCGCGACGAGTTCTGGCCCGGTGCCCGTCACGGTCTCACCCAGCGCGAGAGCGAGATCCTGTCCTGCGTGGTGAACGGCCTGTCGAACAAGGGCATCGCCACCAAGCTGGTGATCGGCGACGAGACCGTGAAGACCCATCTGCGGTCGATCTACCGCAAGCTCGGCGTCGCCGACCGCACGGGCGCCGCCGCCACGGCGCTGCGCGAGGGGATCTTCCAGTGA
- a CDS encoding HAD family hydrolase — protein sequence MGSDCATRTFWWDAGRPAGAAANDLGAVVFDLDGALADIERDGQRVAFNAAFAAHGLDIVWSVAEYGRLVCIADEGRRVASALRRRGYGRISAEIAAHVSRTKSELFEASVLGGDVTPRAGLEDLVNSLYFAQIPVAVISRGARSWVEPLVRQLLGDGIADTVVTPDDMTRPGPEPDLHGQMLSELGLAPESVLAVAGTAVGFRAARAAKLATMVVTTGYSRGADYAGAADVRTGYDGLLAADCQWLHRRWQTNR from the coding sequence ATGGGGAGTGACTGTGCGACGCGGACGTTCTGGTGGGACGCCGGACGGCCCGCGGGTGCGGCGGCGAATGACCTCGGCGCGGTGGTGTTCGACCTCGACGGCGCGCTCGCAGACATCGAGCGTGACGGGCAGCGGGTGGCCTTCAACGCGGCGTTCGCGGCGCACGGACTCGACATCGTCTGGTCGGTGGCCGAGTACGGCCGGCTGGTCTGCATTGCCGACGAAGGACGTCGCGTCGCCTCGGCGCTGCGCCGCCGCGGCTACGGGCGGATCAGCGCCGAGATCGCCGCGCACGTCTCCCGCACCAAGAGCGAACTCTTCGAGGCGTCGGTGCTCGGCGGTGACGTCACCCCGCGCGCGGGCCTCGAGGACCTCGTCAACAGCCTGTACTTCGCCCAGATCCCGGTCGCGGTGATCAGCCGCGGTGCACGGTCGTGGGTGGAGCCGCTGGTGCGCCAGCTGCTCGGTGACGGCATCGCCGACACCGTCGTCACGCCCGACGACATGACCCGCCCCGGTCCCGAACCCGACCTGCACGGCCAGATGCTGTCCGAACTCGGGCTGGCGCCGGAGAGCGTGCTCGCGGTGGCCGGCACCGCGGTCGGCTTCCGCGCCGCCCGTGCCGCGAAGCTCGCCACCATGGTGGTGACCACCGGCTACTCTCGCGGCGCCGACTACGCCGGCGCCGCCGACGTGCGCACCGGCTACGACGGCCTGCTCGCCGCGGACTGTCAGTGGCTGCACCGCCGCTGGCAGACCAACCGCTGA
- the mmsB gene encoding 3-hydroxyisobutyrate dehydrogenase, with the protein MSTIAFLGLGNMGGPMAANLVAAGHTVRGFDPVAASRDAAREKGVTAFDAGTEAVTGADVVITSLPNGDIVKRCYADVLPAATAGALFIDTSTISVDDARAINADATAAGVEQIDAPVSGGIKGATAGTLAFMVGGQASSVERARPVLDPMAGKVIHCGASGAGQAAKLCNNMVLAVQQIAIGEAFVLAEKLGLPAQSLFDVITGATGNCWAVHTNCPVPGPVPTSPANNDFRPGFATALMHKDLGLAMDAVASSGSSAPLGTHAAEIYAAFAKDHADKDFSAVIEAIRGN; encoded by the coding sequence ATGTCGACCATCGCCTTCCTCGGTCTGGGCAACATGGGCGGGCCCATGGCGGCCAACCTCGTCGCCGCGGGCCACACCGTCCGCGGCTTCGACCCGGTGGCGGCGTCTCGGGACGCCGCCCGCGAGAAGGGCGTCACCGCGTTCGACGCCGGCACCGAGGCGGTCACCGGCGCCGACGTGGTGATCACGTCGCTGCCCAACGGCGACATCGTGAAACGCTGCTACGCCGACGTGCTGCCCGCCGCGACGGCCGGCGCACTGTTCATCGACACCTCGACGATCTCGGTCGACGACGCCCGCGCCATCAACGCCGACGCGACCGCGGCCGGGGTCGAGCAGATCGACGCCCCGGTGTCCGGCGGCATCAAGGGCGCCACCGCCGGCACGCTGGCGTTCATGGTCGGCGGCCAGGCATCCTCGGTCGAGCGCGCCCGCCCGGTGCTGGACCCCATGGCGGGCAAGGTGATCCACTGCGGCGCGTCCGGAGCGGGCCAGGCCGCCAAGCTGTGCAACAACATGGTGCTGGCCGTGCAACAGATCGCGATCGGCGAGGCATTCGTCCTCGCCGAGAAGTTGGGCCTGCCCGCGCAGTCGCTGTTCGACGTGATCACCGGCGCCACCGGCAACTGCTGGGCCGTGCACACCAACTGCCCGGTGCCCGGACCGGTCCCGACGTCGCCGGCCAACAACGACTTCCGGCCCGGGTTCGCCACCGCGCTCATGCACAAGGACCTCGGGCTCGCGATGGACGCCGTCGCCTCCAGCGGATCGTCCGCGCCGCTCGGCACGCACGCCGCCGAGATCTACGCGGCGTTCGCCAAGGACCACGCGGACAAGGACTTCAGCGCCGTCATCGAGGCGATCCGCGGTAACTGA
- a CDS encoding acyl-CoA dehydrogenase family protein: MNLHGLDDDERVIAETAADFAAKRIAPHALEWDATKHFPTDVLRASAELGMAAVYCAEDVGGSGLRRLDGVRIFEALSYADPTVAAFLSIHNMCTWMVDRYGTAEQRKSLVPRLASMESIASYCLTEPGAGSDASALRTRAVRDGDHWVLDGVKQFISGAGVSDVYVVMARTGEPESGPRGISAFIVEKGTPGLSFGPNEAKMGWNAQPTAQVILDGARIPADAMLGGPDGAGSGFGIAMNGLNGGRINIAACSLGGAQAAYDKTLSYLRDRVAFGGALLDEPTIRFALADMATALETSRNLLWRAATALDEDHPDKVELCAMAKRYVTDACFTVADQALQLHGGYGYLDEYGLEKIVRDLRVHRILEGTNEIMRVVIGRSAAARARAS; encoded by the coding sequence GTGAACCTGCACGGACTCGATGACGACGAACGCGTCATCGCCGAGACGGCGGCGGACTTCGCCGCCAAGCGCATTGCACCGCATGCCCTGGAATGGGACGCCACCAAGCACTTCCCGACCGACGTGTTGCGCGCCTCGGCGGAACTGGGCATGGCCGCGGTCTACTGCGCCGAGGACGTCGGCGGCAGCGGCCTGCGTCGCCTCGACGGCGTGCGCATCTTCGAGGCACTGTCCTACGCCGATCCGACGGTGGCGGCGTTCCTGTCCATCCACAACATGTGCACGTGGATGGTGGACCGTTACGGCACTGCCGAGCAACGGAAGTCGCTGGTCCCCCGACTCGCGTCGATGGAGTCGATCGCGAGCTACTGCCTCACCGAACCGGGCGCCGGGTCGGACGCGAGCGCGCTGCGGACCCGTGCGGTCCGCGACGGCGACCACTGGGTGCTCGACGGCGTGAAGCAGTTCATCTCCGGCGCGGGCGTGTCCGACGTCTACGTCGTCATGGCCCGCACCGGCGAGCCGGAAAGCGGCCCGCGCGGGATCTCGGCGTTCATCGTCGAAAAGGGCACGCCGGGGCTGAGTTTCGGCCCCAACGAGGCCAAGATGGGCTGGAACGCCCAACCCACCGCACAGGTGATCCTCGACGGTGCCCGCATCCCCGCCGACGCCATGCTCGGCGGCCCCGACGGGGCGGGCAGCGGCTTCGGCATCGCGATGAACGGCCTCAACGGCGGCCGGATCAACATCGCGGCGTGCTCGCTCGGCGGAGCACAGGCCGCCTACGACAAGACGCTGAGCTACCTGCGCGACCGCGTCGCGTTCGGCGGTGCACTGCTCGACGAGCCCACGATCCGGTTCGCCCTCGCCGACATGGCGACCGCGCTGGAGACGTCGCGAAACCTGTTGTGGCGCGCGGCGACGGCGCTCGACGAGGACCATCCGGACAAGGTCGAACTGTGTGCGATGGCCAAGCGCTACGTCACCGACGCGTGCTTCACCGTCGCCGACCAGGCGCTGCAGCTGCACGGCGGTTACGGCTACCTCGACGAGTACGGCCTGGAGAAGATCGTCCGCGACCTGCGGGTGCACCGGATCCTCGAGGGCACCAACGAGATCATGCGCGTCGTCATCGGCCGCAGCGCTGCCGCCCGGGCCCGGGCGTCCTAG